CCTCCGCTTCGGCCAGATAGTCATGCGCCACATGGCGCACCGCCGTCTGCAGTGAGTTGATCTCCGGAAAGACCACAGGGAGATCGAAGGTCTTCAGGATCTCGTTGATGCTGCCCATCACGAAGACATACGCCGACTGCCCGCCGTTCTCCGCGGTATCGCCGAGTTCGGTGAACCACTCCCGAAAGAGCCGGGCGCCGTCCTTGTTTCCGCGCCCGACGATTCCCTCTGTCTCAGGCTGCTTGCCCATGGACTTCTCCTTCTGCGATTCGGTCGCGCTCTATGCGAAGAGCAGGTTTTCCAGGAAGGTCTCGACCTGCAGCTCGAGATGCTCAAACGAGGTCATGCTCTCTTCGAACTCGGTCACGAAGTACGGGATGTCCTGCTCGTCCAGTTCCTGCGAGTAGGCGACCTGCTCTTCGAGGCCCGGCTCGCACATCTTGGCGGCTGCGATGATGGCCGCTTCCGCGCGAGAGCCACGGATGCGTTCGACGAGCATCTTCTCCTTCGGCTTGCGAAGGTCGTGCTGGACCGGGCTGTATGAGGAGCGCTCCAGATACGATTCCGCAAGTTCGTGAAGAGGATCGTCCGTGGCGGGCACATCTTCCGTGAGGTATCGCAGACCGATCAGGAAGTCATCGTCCACGACATAACAGGTGCGCCCGAGCATCCGGATGAGGTCGATCGGCGGCTGCTCGCAGAACGCGCCTTCGAAGACGACGCGGATGCGGTCGGCCGCCTTGGCCGAGCGTTCGCGAATCTGAGGAAGGACCGTGCGGAGAAGGTCGTTGTGCTCCTCGCGGGGGATGAGCCCCGCCACGGCCACGAGACAGTAGGCGTCTTCCGCCGACAGAAGCCACGGAGTCTCGCGCTTGATGTCGTAGAGGTCGCGCATGAGGCGGCGGTTCTCGTTGAACACCTCGATGGAACGATTGAGATCCTCGGCGGAGATGGAACACCCGGCCACTTCTTCGACGGATCGGCGGAGCCGGTCGTACTCCCCGCGAAGGTAGGTGGCGCTGTGCGCGGAGTTGGGGTTTTGCGGAAGGTAGAGAATCTGGCACGGGTAGTCGAAGTTCCGCGCCCAGATGGCGGCGAGATTCCGGGCCGCGTCGCAGATGGGGTGCGAGACGAACATATCCAGCGGGATCCGGCCGTCCGCCCCGACTTCGAGCGCGGTCTTCAGAATGGAACAGAGGTAGCTTCCGAAGTGAGAGTCCGCGTTTGTCGGCTCCACGGGCGCGCCGCACATCTTGACGGGAAGCATCCCGGCGGCGTGCGCGATCTCCTCCGGAAAGTAGACCTGAAAGTGACCGAGCACCTTTCCGCCTGCGTCGCGCCATCGGTGAACCGTCGGCATGTCCGTGTCCTCGACGAGATCCCTGCACGCGAGCAGGGCATCATCGAGCGATTGGTCCCGCCATTCGGGAAAGACATTCGTCATTCGATCACTCCGTCGTTGGGGGTGTCGTGGGAGATGGCTGGAATCCGGCCGCGCCGCTGAAAAAGAGGTTCAGCACATGGTCAAGACGGGCGTCGTCGTCAGGAAAAACGCGGCGGGCGTGGGGAC
Above is a genomic segment from Gemmatimonadota bacterium containing:
- a CDS encoding 2-hydroxyacyl-CoA dehydratase, whose amino-acid sequence is MTNVFPEWRDQSLDDALLACRDLVEDTDMPTVHRWRDAGGKVLGHFQVYFPEEIAHAAGMLPVKMCGAPVEPTNADSHFGSYLCSILKTALEVGADGRIPLDMFVSHPICDAARNLAAIWARNFDYPCQILYLPQNPNSAHSATYLRGEYDRLRRSVEEVAGCSISAEDLNRSIEVFNENRRLMRDLYDIKRETPWLLSAEDAYCLVAVAGLIPREEHNDLLRTVLPQIRERSAKAADRIRVVFEGAFCEQPPIDLIRMLGRTCYVVDDDFLIGLRYLTEDVPATDDPLHELAESYLERSSYSPVQHDLRKPKEKMLVERIRGSRAEAAIIAAAKMCEPGLEEQVAYSQELDEQDIPYFVTEFEESMTSFEHLELQVETFLENLLFA